A DNA window from Pedomonas mirosovicensis contains the following coding sequences:
- the yajC gene encoding preprotein translocase subunit YajC, with amino-acid sequence MFISTAYAQTATGAAAGGANPFMQLLPLIAIFVIFYFFLIRPQQKRMKQHREMVNNVKRGDKVVTSGGLVGKVTRVDETEVQVEIAEGVRVQVVKSTLAEVRAKGEPANDDVKK; translated from the coding sequence ATGTTCATTTCTACTGCATACGCCCAAACCGCGACCGGGGCCGCTGCTGGCGGCGCCAACCCCTTCATGCAGCTTTTGCCGCTGATCGCGATCTTCGTCATCTTCTACTTCTTCCTCATTCGCCCGCAGCAGAAGCGGATGAAGCAGCATCGCGAGATGGTGAACAACGTGAAGCGCGGCGATAAGGTCGTGACCTCCGGCGGTCTCGTCGGCAAGGTGACCCGCGTTGACGAGACGGAAGTGCAGGTGGAAATCGCCGAAGGCGTCCGCGTGCAGGTTGTGAAGTCGACGCTGGCTGAGGTGCGCGCCAAGGGCGAGCCGGCCAACGACGACGTCAAGAAATAA
- the secD gene encoding protein translocase subunit SecD, whose product MLDFPRWKIWAITLTLIVGALFALPNLFPEAQVARWPSWLPNKHVNLGLDLRGGSHLLLAVDTQAVVKQQIETLEDSVRTTLRETKRADGGRIGYGDFERGATAVSFLVRDPTDVDAVVEAMRGLSQPVGGSFSGQRNMDVSVSDGTRVTVQLTEAGIAERKRLAVAQSIEIVRRRIDEMGTREPTIVRQGDDRILVQVPGLKDPGQLKEILGKTAKLEFKLVNTDVRPEDIASGRVPPGTELLPMQDAPEQKIAVRRRVIISGEELADAQPSYNQGAPVVSFRFDTTGGRRFGQATTENVGKPFAIILDNEVISAPRINEPILGGSGIISGGFTVEQANNLAVLLRAGALPAPLQILEERTVGPDLGADSIRAGMIASIIGTVVVLALMFMTYGRFGLFANAALVLNVILIIGIMSLLGATLTLPGIAGLVLTIGTAVDSNVLIFERIREELRNGRSTLNAVDAGYREASRAIWDANITNVIAAALMMWFGSGPVKGFAVVLTIGIVTSVFTGVTVCRMFNVLWLKRARPAKLVL is encoded by the coding sequence ATGCTGGATTTCCCTCGCTGGAAGATCTGGGCGATCACGCTGACGTTGATTGTTGGCGCGCTTTTCGCCCTGCCGAACCTGTTTCCCGAAGCCCAGGTGGCCCGCTGGCCGAGTTGGCTGCCCAACAAGCACGTCAACCTGGGCCTTGATCTGCGCGGCGGCTCGCACCTGTTGCTGGCCGTCGACACGCAGGCCGTGGTGAAGCAGCAAATTGAAACGCTGGAGGACTCTGTCCGCACCACCCTGCGCGAGACGAAGCGCGCGGATGGCGGGCGCATCGGCTACGGAGATTTCGAGAGGGGAGCAACCGCTGTCAGCTTCCTCGTCCGCGACCCGACGGATGTCGATGCGGTGGTGGAGGCCATGCGCGGCCTTTCCCAGCCGGTTGGCGGCAGCTTCTCCGGCCAGCGCAACATGGACGTCTCGGTCAGCGACGGCACCCGCGTGACGGTGCAGCTGACGGAGGCGGGCATTGCCGAGCGCAAGCGGCTGGCAGTTGCCCAGTCCATCGAGATCGTGCGTCGCCGTATCGACGAGATGGGCACCCGCGAGCCGACCATCGTCCGCCAGGGCGATGACCGCATCCTCGTTCAGGTGCCGGGCCTCAAGGATCCCGGCCAGCTGAAGGAAATCCTCGGCAAGACCGCCAAGCTTGAGTTCAAGCTGGTCAACACGGACGTCCGGCCGGAGGATATCGCCAGCGGCCGCGTGCCGCCGGGCACCGAGCTGCTGCCGATGCAGGATGCGCCGGAGCAGAAGATCGCCGTGCGCCGCCGGGTCATCATCTCCGGCGAGGAACTGGCCGATGCCCAGCCCAGCTACAATCAGGGCGCGCCGGTCGTCTCCTTCCGCTTCGATACGACGGGCGGCCGCCGCTTCGGCCAGGCAACCACCGAGAATGTGGGCAAGCCGTTTGCCATCATCCTCGACAACGAGGTGATCTCGGCCCCGCGGATCAACGAGCCCATCCTCGGCGGCTCGGGCATCATCTCGGGCGGCTTCACGGTGGAGCAGGCCAACAACCTGGCCGTGCTGCTGCGCGCCGGCGCGCTGCCGGCTCCGCTGCAGATTCTGGAAGAGCGCACCGTGGGTCCGGACCTCGGCGCCGACTCGATCCGCGCGGGCATGATCGCCTCGATCATCGGCACGGTCGTCGTGCTGGCGCTGATGTTCATGACCTACGGCCGGTTCGGCCTGTTCGCCAACGCGGCGCTGGTGCTGAACGTCATCCTCATCATCGGCATCATGTCGCTTCTGGGCGCAACACTGACGCTGCCGGGCATCGCAGGCCTCGTGCTCACCATCGGTACGGCGGTCGACTCCAACGTGCTCATCTTCGAGCGCATCCGCGAGGAACTTCGGAATGGCCGGAGCACTCTGAATGCCGTGGATGCCGGTTATCGCGAGGCCAGTCGCGCCATCTGGGACGCCAACATCACCAACGTGATCGCGGCGGCGCTGATGATGTGGTTCGGCTCGGGCCCGGTCAAAGGCTTCGCGGTGGTGCTCACCATCGGTATCGTCACCTCGGTGTTCACCGGCGTGACCGTGTGCCGCATGTTCAACGTGCTGTGGCTGAAGCGCGCGCGCCCGGCCAAGCTGGTTCTGTAA
- the secF gene encoding protein translocase subunit SecF, with product MLLKLIPDNTNINFLKWKYVATALSVLLIIASIALVAVRGLNFGIDFKGGILMEVGFTQAPDLDDMRGDLNRLDLGDVSLQEFGSDRQIAIRLPQQEGGEKGQQAAVAKVKEALTADYGDGVSFRRVESVGGKVSGELLTDASLAIGLAMLAVAIYIWFRFEWQFGVGALLSLVHDVAITFGFLALTQMEFDLNMVAALLTTVGYSLNDTVVVYDRVRENLRKYRKMDMEPLLNLTVNETLSRTIMTSLSTGLALLALLIFGGEVVRGFTAAMLLGVVIGTFSSIYVAAPLLIWMKVGPHTFLANEEGKGDSKVEKDRQGGALMAKLEATPPRQGALSIQGYTAGGYRVGGIAHQGGVIVTPERVETWPVTNLADARVEDFQLVTSEQPPIEVLLIGTGPTMARPPASLLDALRATGLAVDFMDSRAAARTYNVLVAENRRIAAALLPIG from the coding sequence ATGCTTCTCAAGCTCATCCCCGACAACACCAACATCAACTTCCTCAAGTGGAAGTATGTGGCCACGGCCCTTTCGGTGCTGCTCATCATCGCGTCCATCGCGCTGGTGGCGGTGCGGGGCCTCAACTTCGGCATCGACTTCAAGGGCGGCATCCTCATGGAGGTGGGCTTCACCCAGGCCCCCGACCTTGACGACATGCGCGGCGACCTGAACCGGCTGGATCTGGGCGACGTGAGCCTGCAGGAATTTGGCAGCGACCGGCAGATCGCCATTCGCCTGCCCCAGCAGGAAGGCGGCGAGAAGGGCCAGCAGGCGGCCGTCGCCAAGGTGAAGGAGGCGCTGACCGCTGATTACGGCGACGGCGTCAGCTTCCGCCGCGTGGAATCCGTGGGCGGCAAGGTGTCGGGCGAGTTGCTCACCGACGCGTCGCTGGCCATCGGCCTCGCCATGCTGGCGGTGGCCATCTACATCTGGTTCCGCTTCGAATGGCAGTTTGGCGTCGGCGCGCTGCTCAGCCTCGTGCACGACGTTGCCATCACCTTCGGCTTCCTGGCGTTGACCCAGATGGAGTTCGACCTCAACATGGTGGCGGCGCTGCTGACCACGGTCGGCTACTCGCTCAACGATACCGTCGTCGTTTACGACCGCGTTCGCGAGAACCTGCGGAAGTATCGCAAGATGGACATGGAGCCGCTGCTCAACCTCACGGTCAACGAGACGCTGTCGCGCACCATCATGACCTCGCTCTCCACGGGGCTTGCGCTGCTGGCGCTGCTGATCTTCGGTGGCGAGGTGGTTCGCGGCTTCACCGCCGCCATGCTGCTGGGCGTTGTCATCGGTACCTTCTCGTCCATCTACGTGGCCGCGCCGCTGCTGATCTGGATGAAGGTCGGCCCGCACACCTTCCTCGCCAATGAGGAAGGCAAGGGCGACAGCAAGGTTGAAAAAGACCGGCAAGGCGGCGCTCTGATGGCGAAGCTGGAAGCCACGCCGCCGCGTCAGGGAGCCCTGTCGATCCAGGGTTACACGGCCGGCGGCTACCGGGTGGGCGGCATCGCCCATCAGGGCGGCGTGATCGTGACGCCAGAACGGGTGGAAACCTGGCCGGTCACGAACCTCGCCGACGCCCGGGTGGAGGACTTCCAGCTGGTGACGAGCGAGCAGCCGCCCATCGAGGTGCTGCTCATCGGCACCGGGCCGACCATGGCCCGCCCGCCCGCAAGCCTGCTGGACGCACTGCGGGCCACCGGCCTGGCGGTGGATTTCATGGACAGCCGCGCCGCTGCCCGCACCTATAACGTGCTGGTGGCCGAAAACCGGCGTATCGCGGCGGCCCTGCTGCCAATCGGCTGA
- a CDS encoding LysR family transcriptional regulator encodes MDRAQLPLNALRAFEAAARHLSFTRAAAELCVSQGAVSHQVAQLERRLGTPLFRRLPRGLALTDEGQALVPVVADAFDRIGGTLDRFAGGHLREVLTLGVVGTFAVGWLLARIDDFSRLHPHIDLRLLTNNNRVDLAGEGLDLAIRFGDGAWHGTHADHLMDAPLTPLCASSLAARLTHPEDLARETLLRSYRADEWPRWFEAAGMRCPPLKGAVFDSSALMVASATLGRGVALAPPAMFEQDLRTERLVRPFPIEIHCGSYWLTRLMSRQDTPAMAAFRQWLKDTV; translated from the coding sequence ATGGACCGCGCCCAACTTCCCCTCAATGCGCTGCGCGCCTTCGAGGCCGCTGCCCGCCACCTCAGCTTCACCCGCGCAGCGGCTGAGCTGTGCGTCAGCCAGGGGGCGGTGAGCCATCAGGTCGCCCAACTGGAACGCCGCCTCGGCACGCCCCTGTTCCGCCGCCTGCCGCGCGGCCTTGCCCTCACTGACGAGGGACAGGCGCTTGTCCCCGTTGTCGCCGACGCCTTCGACCGGATCGGCGGTACGCTCGACCGCTTTGCCGGCGGTCACCTGCGCGAGGTGCTCACCCTCGGCGTCGTCGGCACCTTCGCCGTCGGCTGGCTTCTGGCGCGCATCGACGACTTCTCCCGCCTCCACCCGCACATCGACCTGCGGCTTCTCACCAACAACAACCGCGTCGACCTGGCGGGCGAAGGGCTGGACCTCGCCATCCGCTTCGGCGACGGTGCCTGGCACGGCACCCACGCCGACCACCTCATGGACGCGCCGCTGACGCCCCTATGCGCCTCGTCCCTCGCCGCCCGCCTCACCCATCCGGAGGACCTCGCCCGCGAGACCCTGCTGCGCTCCTACCGCGCTGACGAGTGGCCGCGCTGGTTCGAAGCCGCAGGCATGCGCTGCCCACCGCTCAAGGGCGCGGTGTTCGACAGCTCTGCCCTCATGGTCGCCTCGGCCACCCTTGGGCGCGGCGTTGCGCTGGCGCCGCCCGCCATGTTCGAGCAAGACCTGCGAACCGAGCGTCTCGTGCGCCCCTTTCCCATCGAAATCCACTGCGGCAGCTACTGGCTCACCCGCCTCATGTCCCGGCAGGACACCCCCGCCATGGCCGCCTTCCGCCAGTGGTTGAAGGATACGGTCTGA
- the bla gene encoding subclass B3 metallo-beta-lactamase: MSLIGIMVAAILPAQAGDDPLLRPIAPDFASRWLTPKTPERLFGSTYFVGFGGLSVALIDTKDGLILIDGAVPQAVPMIEENIRQLGFSLRDIKLILSTEPHYDHAGGLAALARDTGATVVASPEGAKVLEAGWSGPDDPQFSWLPPFPAVRGVRVVQDGDTITLGDTTVTAVATPGHTAGSMSWAWQSCEGKRCANVVFASSLNPVAPDDYRFSDSAHQEIVEAYGRSFARMRAVPCDILITAHPDQPAWDAKLARLGEQPETNPFIDPKACAAYAEASAQRLADRLKQEGGAGEEQGGK, translated from the coding sequence ATGAGCTTGATTGGGATAATGGTGGCCGCCATCCTGCCGGCGCAGGCCGGTGACGATCCGCTTTTGCGCCCGATCGCGCCTGACTTTGCAAGCAGGTGGCTGACGCCCAAAACGCCGGAGCGCCTTTTTGGCAGCACCTACTTCGTCGGCTTCGGCGGCCTCAGCGTGGCGCTGATCGACACCAAGGACGGGCTTATCCTCATCGATGGCGCGGTGCCGCAGGCGGTGCCGATGATCGAGGAGAATATCCGCCAGCTCGGCTTCTCGCTTCGCGACATCAAGCTGATCCTCAGCACCGAGCCGCACTACGACCATGCCGGTGGGCTGGCGGCGCTGGCGCGGGATACGGGCGCAACCGTGGTTGCGAGCCCGGAGGGGGCCAAGGTGCTGGAAGCGGGGTGGAGCGGGCCGGATGATCCCCAGTTCTCCTGGCTGCCGCCGTTTCCGGCCGTGCGCGGGGTGCGCGTCGTTCAGGACGGGGACACGATAACGCTTGGCGATACCACGGTAACGGCCGTGGCGACGCCGGGCCACACGGCGGGCTCGATGAGCTGGGCGTGGCAAAGCTGCGAGGGGAAGCGCTGCGCCAATGTGGTATTCGCCTCCAGCCTCAATCCGGTTGCGCCGGACGACTATCGCTTTTCCGATTCCGCGCATCAGGAAATCGTGGAGGCTTATGGCCGCAGTTTCGCGCGGATGCGCGCCGTGCCATGCGATATCCTGATTACGGCCCATCCGGACCAGCCGGCCTGGGATGCCAAGCTTGCCCGGCTGGGCGAACAGCCGGAGACAAACCCCTTCATCGACCCCAAGGCGTGCGCGGCCTATGCGGAAGCTTCGGCGCAGCGCCTTGCCGATCGCCTGAAGCAGGAGGGCGGGGCTGGCGAGGAACAGGGCGGCAAATAG